A DNA window from Sporosarcina sp. ANT_H38 contains the following coding sequences:
- a CDS encoding YecA family protein gives MLAKDFFGGNTLLIKKELDELVGQLQVVNTDFQGVVREFVGRFEFIDMKQLNEYMQAITMLSNNTRIWENRGHTPHELAQMGRHHFMPLQDTPFNVIDGGKTGRNEPCPCGSGKKHKKCCGK, from the coding sequence ATGCTTGCGAAAGATTTTTTCGGCGGCAATACACTCCTGATTAAGAAAGAACTAGATGAATTGGTCGGTCAATTACAAGTCGTGAATACTGATTTCCAAGGTGTTGTGCGGGAGTTTGTAGGCCGTTTTGAATTTATTGATATGAAGCAACTGAATGAATATATGCAAGCTATTACTATGCTCTCGAATAATACACGTATTTGGGAAAATAGAGGTCATACACCTCATGAACTTGCTCAAATGGGAAGACATCACTTTATGCCACTTCAGGACACGCCATTTAACGTAATCGATGGTGGTAAAACCGGTCGAAACGAACCTTGCCCTTGTGGCAGTGGGAAAAAACATAAGAAATGTTGCGGGAAATAA
- a CDS encoding YqhG family protein — translation MYPQQIHSYLRQFFHENNCQILNDNDHYINVQLTIEMDKKIMNRPFYWKYIESTDDEPSPAQLTFITDKNRLVEDVKGEVVHFGSLRLSQLFQATKEMGSFVQMHERVENKLEKKTILTPWLGVNYKISYYSDQTKEILYSLGINLMTGQVLERFQELLSGVDLDTTMSANTYNLPYIIKPIRALERLDGIIDNIIQKEDHTWAEEAKLRWQKDRRVLEYFYEGVENKPDCYEIEKEAMDQQFAARIKIDIINGGLFYLK, via the coding sequence ATGTACCCGCAACAAATTCACAGTTATTTACGCCAGTTTTTTCATGAAAATAATTGCCAAATATTAAATGACAATGATCACTATATCAATGTCCAATTAACGATTGAAATGGATAAAAAAATTATGAATAGACCATTTTATTGGAAGTATATAGAGAGTACAGATGACGAGCCCAGTCCAGCACAACTAACTTTTATCACAGATAAAAATAGGCTTGTTGAAGACGTTAAAGGGGAAGTTGTCCACTTCGGTTCCCTACGGCTCAGTCAATTGTTTCAAGCAACGAAAGAGATGGGCTCGTTTGTTCAGATGCATGAACGGGTAGAAAATAAACTTGAAAAGAAAACGATATTAACGCCTTGGCTAGGTGTTAATTATAAAATATCGTATTACAGTGATCAAACGAAAGAAATTCTTTATTCGTTAGGCATTAACTTAATGACAGGGCAGGTGTTAGAGAGGTTTCAGGAATTGTTAAGTGGAGTGGATTTAGATACCACTATGTCGGCAAACACCTATAATCTACCTTATATTATAAAGCCCATTCGTGCCCTTGAACGATTGGATGGAATAATTGACAACATCATACAGAAAGAGGATCACACATGGGCTGAAGAAGCGAAGTTGAGATGGCAAAAGGATCGCAGGGTATTAGAGTACTTCTACGAAGGGGTAGAAAATAAGCCGGATTGTTATGAGATTGAGAAAGAGGCGATGGACCAACAATTCGCAGCGAGAATTAAAATTGACATCATCAATGGTGGATTGTTTTACTTGAAATGA
- a CDS encoding DEAD/DEAH box helicase — MIIEKSSEWKEGFTERLENREAWDSWTLYRMSYEAVKTNLITDFYGLQSPKYLPNLTPLAHQLKVAETVIERMNGKAILADEVGLGKTIEAGLILKEYLVRGLVKKALILVPASLVNQWIEELNQKFHIPAMQYKKNYDLNQFTIVVMSIDMAKRSPHKENIYDQEYDLIIIDEAHKLKNHKTKNYEFVQNLKKKFCLLLTATPIQNDVFELFYLISLLKPGHLGNYETFQSSFSASKHNVEHDDYLKELVNQVMVRNRRQDTGIEWTNRRVQIIPIDFTKEEKEVYDLISDLKNVCPDFSDAFSMITLQREMCSSKEATCLTLTNMLQKCTKPEDISYMEGIIQKLMGLDINSKAEKAYEIIAQANDKVILFTEYRASQTYLQWYLQSKGITSVPFNGQFNKNKREWMKQLFKEQAQVLIATESGSEGINLQFCHHVINYDLPWNPMKLEQRIGRVHRLGQEHDVHIYNLAIQNTIEDHILDLLQVKIGVFEQVVGELDDILSAFKKSI, encoded by the coding sequence ATGATAATTGAAAAGTCGTCTGAGTGGAAAGAAGGCTTTACAGAGCGATTGGAGAATCGTGAAGCATGGGATAGTTGGACATTATATAGGATGAGTTATGAGGCAGTCAAAACGAACTTGATTACAGATTTCTATGGTCTTCAATCACCTAAGTATTTACCCAATCTTACGCCACTTGCCCATCAATTGAAAGTGGCGGAAACGGTCATTGAAAGGATGAATGGAAAAGCGATTCTTGCAGACGAAGTGGGACTCGGTAAAACCATTGAAGCGGGTTTAATCTTGAAGGAGTATTTAGTCAGAGGCCTTGTGAAGAAGGCGTTAATTCTGGTCCCAGCTTCTCTTGTCAATCAATGGATTGAAGAACTGAACCAGAAATTTCATATTCCAGCTATGCAGTATAAAAAAAATTACGACTTAAATCAATTTACAATTGTTGTTATGAGTATTGATATGGCAAAAAGAAGCCCACATAAAGAAAACATCTACGATCAAGAGTATGATTTGATCATCATTGACGAAGCCCATAAATTAAAAAATCATAAAACTAAAAACTATGAGTTCGTACAAAATTTAAAGAAAAAGTTTTGTTTGTTGTTAACTGCAACTCCAATTCAAAATGATGTGTTTGAACTTTTTTACCTCATTTCTTTACTAAAACCAGGACACCTAGGTAATTATGAGACGTTTCAATCGTCGTTTTCCGCGAGTAAACACAACGTGGAACATGACGATTATTTGAAAGAATTGGTTAATCAAGTGATGGTAAGAAATAGAAGACAGGATACTGGAATTGAATGGACGAATCGTCGTGTTCAAATAATACCCATTGATTTTACTAAAGAAGAAAAAGAAGTATATGATCTCATTTCAGATCTTAAAAATGTGTGTCCTGATTTTTCGGATGCCTTTTCTATGATTACGCTACAAAGGGAGATGTGTAGTAGTAAGGAAGCTACATGCTTGACTTTAACTAATATGCTTCAAAAATGCACTAAACCCGAAGACATTTCGTATATGGAAGGAATTATTCAAAAGTTAATGGGTCTAGACATAAATTCAAAAGCAGAAAAAGCTTATGAAATTATTGCTCAGGCAAATGATAAGGTTATACTCTTTACCGAATATCGTGCGAGTCAAACCTATTTGCAATGGTATTTACAATCAAAAGGAATCACAAGCGTTCCTTTTAACGGACAATTCAACAAGAATAAACGAGAGTGGATGAAGCAGCTGTTTAAAGAACAAGCGCAGGTGCTAATTGCAACGGAATCGGGTAGTGAAGGGATTAACCTACAATTTTGTCACCACGTCATTAATTATGATTTACCATGGAACCCCATGAAGTTAGAGCAAAGAATTGGACGTGTCCATCGGTTAGGGCAAGAGCATGACGTCCATATATACAATTTAGCCATTCAGAATACAATCGAAGACCATATATTGGATTTACTTCAAGTGAAAATTGGAGTCTTTGAGCAAGTAGTGGGTGAATTAGATGATATACTATCCGCTTTCAAAAAATCCATTTGA
- a CDS encoding SurA N-terminal domain-containing protein: MKLKKVLVPFMAGALALGLAACGGEEKAETEEKPKEETKQEATNEQGATKEQEASAKEMEEKLAKQQVDKDKIVAVVNKEELTGEEYNAALTSIQGQMQQMGQDPSTKESTKQVKAQALDILVNQTLILQKAKEAKITASTSEIDEEYSAFEEQFGGEKEMKKALEAQNMDVKTLKEQVAESIIFEKYLEKVAPTEKITDKEIKEYYDQVAAQSKTAGQEMPPLEEVSEEIQGIIKQEQQQKLLATHVEELKADAKIELKI, encoded by the coding sequence ATGAAGTTGAAAAAAGTACTAGTTCCATTTATGGCAGGTGCGCTAGCATTAGGTTTAGCTGCTTGCGGTGGCGAAGAAAAAGCGGAAACAGAAGAAAAACCTAAAGAAGAAACTAAGCAAGAAGCAACGAATGAACAAGGAGCTACGAAAGAACAAGAAGCATCTGCAAAAGAGATGGAAGAAAAGTTAGCGAAACAACAAGTGGACAAGGATAAAATCGTGGCTGTTGTAAATAAGGAAGAGCTTACAGGTGAGGAATATAATGCAGCATTGACGTCGATCCAAGGTCAAATGCAACAAATGGGACAAGACCCATCGACTAAAGAATCAACAAAACAAGTAAAAGCGCAAGCACTTGATATCCTTGTTAATCAGACATTGATTCTTCAAAAAGCAAAAGAAGCGAAAATAACAGCATCTACATCTGAAATTGATGAAGAATATTCAGCTTTTGAAGAGCAATTTGGTGGAGAAAAAGAAATGAAAAAGGCGCTTGAAGCCCAAAATATGGATGTAAAAACATTGAAAGAACAAGTTGCTGAATCAATCATATTTGAAAAATATCTTGAAAAGGTAGCTCCAACGGAAAAAATTACGGATAAAGAAATTAAAGAATACTACGATCAAGTCGCAGCTCAATCAAAAACAGCTGGACAAGAGATGCCACCCCTTGAAGAAGTAAGTGAGGAAATCCAAGGAATTATTAAACAAGAACAACAGCAGAAACTACTTGCTACTCATGTTGAAGAGCTAAAAGCAGATGCTAAAATTGAGTTAAAAATTTAA
- a CDS encoding VOC family protein codes for MKLGAFSVSLNVQDITKSKSFYENLGFQVFGGDITQNWLIMKNESCIIGLFQGMFEKNILTFNPGWNENADNLDSFTDIRDLQKNLKAQGIKMLTETDESSVGNASFTIEDPDGNPILVDQHV; via the coding sequence ATGAAACTAGGAGCATTCTCAGTAAGTCTAAATGTACAAGACATTACTAAATCAAAATCATTTTACGAAAACCTTGGATTTCAAGTCTTTGGAGGGGATATTACTCAAAATTGGCTTATTATGAAGAATGAAAGTTGCATAATTGGGCTATTCCAAGGAATGTTTGAAAAGAACATTTTGACTTTTAATCCGGGCTGGAATGAAAATGCCGACAATCTCGATTCCTTTACGGACATTCGTGACCTTCAAAAAAATCTTAAAGCACAAGGAATTAAAATGTTGACTGAAACAGATGAATCAAGCGTTGGGAATGCTAGTTTTACGATTGAAGATCCAGATGGGAATCCTATTCTTGTAGACCAACACGTCTAA
- a CDS encoding PadR family transcriptional regulator produces MSIQVYILGILAEENSYPYMLKKRLSEPIPIDQFTGLNENKLYYHFEKLAAKGHIIPVETIREENRPDKHVYQITEQGRQELKIQMYNAFENAKEISEMYIALVNIKHVEIEKVIAIIERKLEKNRLTWETYLSFSPRVDEHSDQYLGFKYIGDHSLSRAQHTKEWLEDLVLRLKELKNGTKL; encoded by the coding sequence ATGTCGATTCAAGTTTATATTCTAGGAATATTAGCAGAAGAAAATAGCTACCCCTATATGCTAAAAAAACGATTGTCTGAACCGATTCCAATTGATCAATTTACTGGCTTAAATGAAAACAAACTCTATTATCATTTCGAAAAGTTAGCTGCTAAAGGGCATATCATACCAGTTGAAACGATTAGGGAAGAAAACCGTCCAGATAAACATGTTTATCAAATCACGGAACAAGGACGACAAGAGTTAAAAATACAAATGTACAATGCATTTGAAAATGCGAAAGAAATTTCTGAGATGTATATTGCGCTCGTCAATATTAAGCATGTTGAAATTGAAAAAGTGATTGCAATTATTGAAAGAAAACTTGAAAAGAATCGCTTAACATGGGAAACGTATTTAAGTTTTAGTCCTCGAGTAGATGAGCATTCAGATCAATATTTGGGCTTTAAATATATCGGGGACCATTCACTAAGTCGGGCACAACATACAAAAGAATGGCTCGAAGATCTCGTTTTACGTTTAAAAGAACTAAAAAACGGCACCAAACTCTAA
- a CDS encoding YhgE/Pip domain-containing protein, whose protein sequence is MKFKNFLKTKGARGAIFMGIFYQIAMLVSFMPGYTAIPNNIDQLPIAIINDDAGKVGATIAEQLGGNLPFEEITTDLTNKQALKQLDENDIKLVIHIPETFSEDVMNGEASSSIDFTINEAGPTVVSSTMDSVVSEISTTLSKQFAEQYATGVLVNLNVPEEQAAAMATAMQNQFTENVVKINEIPPGMHNAMAPMFLTMAGYVGAMIGAMQLVGAFRASRGKASKIKLFIYMQLTALLIGIVATVVGLGITYLVDGHGIETFFTLWGHHALSYFVSFQFTSIFILAFGETGMILNIPFLLMQTIANGAAMTREMMYVPYEWLSHISPMYYSVQADFAIMYGGGDASASHLSMLLVGLGALVINIGIVRVFHKNVPVTAESIA, encoded by the coding sequence ATGAAATTTAAGAATTTTTTAAAGACGAAGGGTGCGCGTGGAGCAATCTTCATGGGGATATTTTATCAAATTGCCATGCTTGTCTCGTTTATGCCAGGGTATACGGCAATTCCCAACAATATAGATCAATTACCAATTGCAATTATCAATGACGATGCAGGCAAAGTTGGTGCTACAATTGCGGAACAATTAGGGGGTAATCTTCCTTTCGAAGAAATTACAACGGATTTAACAAATAAACAAGCGTTAAAACAATTAGATGAAAATGATATAAAGCTCGTAATTCACATCCCAGAAACATTTTCTGAAGATGTGATGAATGGTGAAGCATCTTCAAGTATTGATTTTACAATTAATGAGGCTGGTCCAACTGTTGTGTCGTCAACAATGGATTCGGTCGTTTCTGAAATTAGTACAACATTAAGTAAGCAATTCGCTGAGCAATATGCAACTGGTGTGTTAGTAAACTTAAATGTGCCAGAAGAGCAAGCAGCAGCCATGGCTACAGCCATGCAAAATCAATTTACGGAGAACGTAGTAAAGATTAATGAAATCCCACCAGGTATGCATAACGCAATGGCACCGATGTTCTTAACTATGGCGGGTTATGTAGGTGCAATGATTGGGGCGATGCAACTAGTCGGTGCATTTAGAGCAAGTCGTGGGAAGGCAAGTAAAATTAAACTATTCATTTACATGCAACTGACTGCACTACTAATTGGTATTGTAGCAACAGTCGTTGGACTTGGTATAACGTATCTAGTTGATGGACATGGTATCGAAACATTCTTCACGTTATGGGGACATCATGCACTAAGTTATTTCGTAAGCTTCCAATTCACTTCGATATTCATATTAGCATTTGGTGAAACGGGCATGATCTTAAATATACCGTTCTTGCTAATGCAAACAATTGCGAACGGTGCTGCGATGACACGTGAAATGATGTACGTACCATACGAATGGTTAAGTCATATTTCACCAATGTATTATTCGGTGCAAGCAGACTTTGCTATTATGTACGGTGGTGGCGATGCATCAGCATCACATCTCAGTATGTTGTTAGTTGGTTTAGGTGCATTAGTTATTAATATAGGGATCGTTCGCGTATTTCATAAAAATGTACCGGTGACTGCTGAAAGTATTGCTTAA